A portion of the Phycodurus eques isolate BA_2022a chromosome 3, UOR_Pequ_1.1, whole genome shotgun sequence genome contains these proteins:
- the pold2 gene encoding DNA polymerase delta subunit 2, whose translation MFSDLSAPRDGSSLLRRPAEDAAPVFERASPAYTPCSERFGVGERSFNRQYAHIYAARLMQMRPLLTEKAQQKWGSDVLVRTLCDLQTGEQCCVVGTLFKRMDLQPSILKEISQEHNLLPQPPRVKYISDNDELILEDELQRIKLEGKIDRDRCVTGSVIAVYGAERNDGKFTVEDLCTADLPAQTVRPALNADRFVLLVSGLGLGSSHADSMLGLQLLVDMVTGQLGDQGEQSGAATISRVLMVGNLLSQSTQDKDVSTKAKYLTKKTQAGSVEAIRLLDELLLQLVASVPVDVMPGQYDPTNYTLPQQPLHRCMFPLSSVYPTLQLASNPYQATVDGVRFLGTSGQNVSDIERYSSMNGHLEILEETLRLRHLAPTAPDTLGCYPFYMKDPFILEECPHVYFSGTAPAFESKRLTGADGQEILLVTVPKFHSTQTACLVNLRTLDCEPISFSAFSAGDDDESEMNISH comes from the exons ATGTTCTCCGATCTGAGCGCGCCGAGAGACGGCTCCTCTCTTCTGCGCCGCCCGGCCGAGGACGCTGCGCCCGTGTTTGAGAGGGCTTCCCCGGCCTACACTCCCTGCTCCGAGCGCTTCGGAGTCGGCGAGCGGAGTTTCAATCGTCAGTATGCTCATATTTATGCAGCGCGACTCATGCAGATGAGACCTCTACTCACGGAGAAAGCCCAACAGAAGTGGG GGTCCGATGTGCTTGTCCGGACACTGTGTGATCTTCAGACAGGGGAGCAGTGTTGCGTTGTGGGAACTCTGTTCAAGCGTATGGACTTGCAGCCATCCATTCTAAAAGAGATCAGTCAGGAG CACAACCTGCTGCCCCAGCCTCCACGCGTTAAGTACATCAGCGACAACGATGAGCTGATTCTGGAGGATGAGCTGCAGAGGATCAAACTGGAAGGCAAAATTGACAGGGATAGGTGTGTCACAG GTAGTGTTATTGCTGTATATGGAGCTGAGAGGAATGACGGGAAGTTCACAGTGGAGGACCTCTGCACAGCTGATCTCCCCGCACAGACCGTAAGACCTGCACTCAACGCTGACAG ATTTGTTCTGCTCGTCTCAGGGCTGGGTCTCGGTAGCAGTCACGCAGACAGCATGCTGGGCCTACAGCTGCTGGTCGACATGGTAACGGGTCAACTCGGCGACCAGGGGGAGCAGAGCGGAGCGGCGACGATTTCGAGGGTCTTGATGGTGGGAAACCTCCTAAGCCAAAGCACGCAGGACAAGGACGTCTCGACCAAG GCCAAGTACCTGACCAAAAAGACTCAGGCTGGCAGCGTGGAGGCCATTCGCTTGTTGGACGAGCTGCTGCTCCAGCTGGTG GCCTCGGTCCCAGTGGATGTGATGCCTGGCCAGTATGACCCCACCAACTACACGCTGCCTCAGCAGCCTCTGCACCGCTGTATGTTCCCTTTGTCCTCGGTCTACCCCACACTGCAACTGGCATCTAACCCATATCAGGCCACTGTGGACGGAGTGAG GTTCCTGGGCACCTCAGGTCAGAATGTCAGTGATATCGAGCGGTACAGCAGCATGAACGGTCATCTGGAGATTCTGGAAGAAACGCTGCGATTGCGCCACCTCGCTCCTACAGCACCGGATACCCTTG GTTGTTATCCATTTTACATGAAAGATCCGTTCATCTTGGAAGAGTGCCCGCATGTTTACTTCAGCGGGACCGCCCCGGCGTTTGAGTCAAAGCGCCTTACAG GTGCTGATGGCCAGGAAATCCTTTTGGTCACCGTGCCAAAGTTCCACAGCACCCAAACGGCATGTCTTGTCAACTTGCGCACTCTCGACTGCGAGCCAATCAGCTTCTCGGCCTTTTCTGCGGGTGACGACGACGAGAGCGAGATGAACATCAGCCACTGA